acaatgtctttttataagcaAATGACCAATTCTAGTGAATATATCCTTGGTTATTTGATAAACAAAATTGTCCCAATTGTCTACATGTTTATGtgcggaggggggggggggctaataCACTGTGTTTCttactgtatatttataaatgGATATGGAAACTGTGTGAACAGCAATCTGGGGAAAATGTTTCTTTCCTTCAATATTGAACTTGTTTCTGAAAAAATAGTAATGCTCGTGTAAACGGTACTGTAACAAAACTTTGAGGTGTTCGGTAGATTGCAACGACATTATATTGTTCTTGAGTTCGTTGTATGATGTCAGCAATATGCCAGTACACTTCAGCCACCATTGACGTCACAGTGGCAGTTTAAAGTAATGGAAGGTCTATAACGTAAACAGAGTATCACTCCTGTTACGAGGTGGTATCTCTGGTGGTAGTTCAGCATCTAAGACTTCGTATTCAAGAGTATATGTTTCACTGTTGACTTTTACATGATTCGTCTGTGGATGTAGAAGGGACAACCCAATGAAGTAGATGTGAAAATGGAATCAAATAAAGATATTGCATAGCAGCACAACATCAAGATTGGGTCATGTAGAAtgagaaatacatacatacatacatacacacatacacccacatacatacatacatacatacatacatacatacatacatacatacatacatacatacacacacacatgcatacattcatacatgcatacatacatacatacatccatacatactattacaatagatAATCACTCGTACACTGAACTTGACTACAGTCTAGACACAGACCTttgttttaatgtgtttgtttcttttcacATTGTCGATTCTCGAATTTCTTGACTTTCCATTTTGTCTTCTAGTTAGAAATTTCGGTGATTTTCCGTCTGAGACCCTTTGTTTACGCCGTGTTCCATTAGTCCCTCTGTGAGATTCACTCCAGTCACGAGGTGGTATCTCTGGTGGTAGTTCAACTTCTAAGACTTTGTATTCGTGTGGATATGTTTCACTGTTGACTTTTACATGATTCGTCTGTGGATGTAGAAGGGACAACACAATGACGTAGATGCGAAAATGGAATCAAATAGACATATTGCTTAGCAGCACAACATCAAGATTGGGTCATGTAGAATgagaaagacatacatacatacatacatacatacatacatacatacatacatacatacatacatacatactattacaatagatAATCACTCGTACACATCATACACTGAACAGACATCATACGCTGAACTTGACAACAGTCTGGACACAGACCTttgttttaatgtgtttgtttcttttgaCATTGTCAATTCTCGAATTTCTTGACTTTCCATTTTGACTTCTAGTTAGAAATTTCGGTGATTTTCCCACTGAGACCCTTTGTTCACGCCGTGTTCCATTAGTCCCTCTGTGAGAATCACTCAAGTTACGAGGTGGTATCTCTGGTGGCTGTTCAACATCTAAGACTTCGGATTCGTGCGGATATGTTTCACTGTTGACTTTTACATGATTCGTCTGTGGATGTAGAAGGGACAAGCCAATGAAGTAGATGCGAAAATGGAATCAATTTAAGATATTGCATAGCTGCAAAACATCATGATTTGGTCAAAGGTATGTGTACTTACATAATGTAGAAtgagaaatacatacatacatacatacatacatacatacatacatacatacatacatgcatacatgcatacatacatgcagacatacatacatacatgcatgcatgcatacatacatacatacatacatgttatttatttattatttatttatttaagataataaattacatgcatacatacatacatacatacatacatacatacatacagacatacatactattacaatagatAATCACTCGTACACATCATACACTGAACAGACATCATACACTGAACTTGACAATAGTCTAGACACAGACCTttgttttaatgtgtttgtttcttttcacATTGTTGATTCTCGAATTTCTTGACTTTCCATTTTGACTTCTAGTTTGAAATTTCGGTGATTTTCCCACTGAGACCCTTTGTTTACGCCGTGTTCCATTAGTCCTTCTGTGAGAATCATTCGCGTCAACCTTCGTATACGAAACAGCAGTATCTGTAGTATATATCCACGACTGAGATATGTAGAGAAAATGGTAAATAGAAAGTAAGAGGCTTGTTTTTATGCATTGTACAATAATTCCAGGGTTGGATGATAAGTTGACATAGATGTAGGGTGCAATCATCATATAATGTCTACCACATAAACTGTGATTCTgcctttatttgcataattaattattttttaattttaaagcttccctagctgcaactggagcattattttttgatcagacaaccaggaatatattgaccaaaaattgtgaaaatgcCGATAATTAGACGttgtgtcatgaatttgtaattactgtgtttgggttctgacatgacactgtttatacatgtcgccaaacacctagttaaagaaatgaatatctttcaTTGTCGTAGTTCAACAtaggtgtcaagacaataggtactAATATCATATGTCTAGAGATGTCATTCGAATTAAAGTTTAGTGGGGTGTGAACAAGTAAATCAAATGGTATAAATCTCCTTGCCTGATTAGTGGTCTTCACTTTAATCCTCCGCGATGACATGCGTAAGATTCCACATATAATGCATGCAACAACAGTGACAATAAATAGTAGAGCAACAACAGCGATGAATATAACCATAAATATCATTACCGTAGGTGGCGGTATTGAGTAAGTTGAACCTGTATTTGAGAATTTAAGCAGTGAAATAGGGGCATGGTTAAAGTAGCAATCACATGGATGGGTGACtatttatgttggatttttaATGGTTaaagcaatgtttttttttctgatggtTACAACAATCTATTTTTTTGAATTACTACATCATGTCCAGACTGTGCTACAGTTACTGCTTTCCcatataaattgtttgattcctTGTCTTCACTTCTGATTATTACTTGTCTTTATAAccaagtttgtttacaaatcatttcCTGTACGTACAGGAAATGGTTTGTAAACAAACTATACACACACTTTTAAATCGATTTTATTGAATAACGGACATAGATTTCGgctatgttctttcacattattttttcaaattaaaaaacatagtaatttaaatattgataattcaAAATAGATACATCTTTCTCATCTATATTGCcactttaatataattataataagtGGGAATGATAGCGACTTTCAATAAACATATAAAGGCTATCAATTATATTGACTTTCTAAGTTACGTTTTTGTCTTAACTAAAATTTGAAATGGAATCGCAACAGTTCAAATTCACATCGTTTGGCACAAGTGAACATTGATTATACTTGCATAATTGattacctaatttgcatttatGGCTGCGAATGGAAAGTATAAAGGAAAGTATAATATATTGTCAGAGTATACCTTATATGTATTGTTATCCCATACACCTTATATGTCCTCACATCTACTTAATAAAACTATATTTCTATAATTACCATTTAGTGTTGTCACCTGGACTAATTCATATGtagtattttcataataatcTGTTCCtgcaatatttttgaaaaaaatatgaaaattaaacatGTTGTGTGCCGTTTTCATGTTAGGGGCCAAAGCATAACTTTTAATTTAAGCAATACCAGtcagtaatacatacatacatacatacatacatacatacatacatacatacatacatacatacatacatacatacatacatacgaaacAATcgaaagattgattgattaagtTTGTTGAGTACTTTTAATATATTCTTCGATTGTGTCCTGTTGACGATTTTAAGGAAGTTCATaagtatttcaattttgttataGTATTACCTTGCGTTGTCCATTGTGACGAGACCTGGTTAATTGGTGACAATAGTTCTGTAATTGTAACGATTAAATCATCGTCCAGTAAATGTACATCAATAAGTTTGCCATTTTTCTAGTTGTGAAAATAAATCATGCGTTTCGACATATCATGAATAGGGATAATAATGGTTTTGTTGCATCGGGGTCATGCAGGACATAAACTAGCAGTTCCAAACTTGCAGATGTGAATTTAGTGTAGAAACAAGAAAACGCAGCTCAGCACCAGAGTTTatgaacaacaaaacaaaaccggGACACTTCTGAATCAgcaatttatgtaatgtaaGAAATGTGGACTATTGCCTCAACGCTGAAAACACCAAGGTTATCTCATATGAGCACCACACACAGCATCAAACGCCGAATGAGAGAATCCATCAAAAGTAATAAACGCCAACGCTAGTTACATAGCAGGCAACGAACGCCAGAGGATGGTAATAATTCCGGGTAGGATACAATGCCCATCTGCGGTCATTGACGAGTCGACGTTTACAACCACAGGTACACATATTATTGCTTATTTTCGTAAGTAAAATATCaaacgaatcctgctactacaaatgtatcaatatatgctCTATGCTAAAGGATAACTTTCCAAAATttaggggaaatatattcatgtaAAATTGTTGTTATGTTGTTGCCCGTATACAAGGAAACCAACAATCtaagtaatactacacacctgtatgtttacaacaacaacaacaacaacaacaacaacaacaacaacaacaacaacaacaacagctgaaGAAGACTGACAGATGTATTTGGTAAACAATGTACGCTCTgagttcgtgtgtgtgtgtgtgtgtgtgtgtgtgtgtgtgatatctTTAAAGAAATGATGGGGGAACACCCGAGTACTGCTAAACTTGTCGAGGTGTCTGTGGACGAACTTTTTAAATCCGGACAGTCATACTCACCTaacaatgtgaaatgaaataCCACACTGATTGAAATTTTATCTTCACTAAAAAATCGTCGTTATGGTAACAATTGTGAAAAACTTACCTTGAGAATTCAGCAACAGTGTGAACGATTTACACACTGGTAACTCACTACATTTGTTATTGACGCTGCATGTATAATTCCCAACGTGAATTTCTGTAAACCTTCGTATCCGTAGCATACTGGTACAATTGTAGAAGTAGCCCTCTTGACTTACAGATGTTTGTACATCGATACCTTTGTTTTCAGAAATCAAGTTAGAGTTCAAGTACCAGACGATGTTTGATACCGGCCTACCAAGGTATGCTTGACAACGTATAGTGACATCGGTAGAGTTAGTGTCATAATGTAAGTGCCCGTATGTAATATTCTTCACTTGCATTTGGAGATCAAATGGAGCTGAAGCAAAAGAGTAAACTAATCTCTGAATATTacgtcatgaatatttaaataaaacagtAAGGCAGTATAGATGACGATAGCTTAGAACAAATCTACTCATGCTCATTAATTACTAACAAAAtagtacgtacgtacatacatacatacatacatacatacattcatacatatttgtatgtatgccCATACGTAATATTTGGGAAACATCGTTCTATTTGGGTGGTCGTTCCACTTTGCGGGGGGGGGGTGCATAATGTTCAATATAGCCAAAAATTGTTTAGACTTAGTAGACTTACCACATATCGTAAGTTGAATGGAATGATTCTCTTGGGAAGTCCCGGTGTTCGTCGCCAGTGAAACTGTGCACATGTAAACTGTTTCATCCGAAGTGTCAACATCTTTTATTGTTAAGATATGCAGAGctttaatgttatattttatttcgcTTATAAGTGAAGAGCGTAGATCTCCCTTCGAATCATAAAATGCTCTTGCTATGAATTGACTGTTAACACTGCGTCTCCATCGAATGcttttaacactagtactgTTCCCAGTGACTGGACAGGTCAGGTTTACGTCATTCCCAAGCTGAACATACACGGCATCATCAGTGCTTTCTGCCTCCATGACAACTGAAATCCAAATAAGATTCAAAACATTCAGCTGTACTTTCTGCAACTAGACcactttttgaaaatgttttattaggtacaataactttaTACTCGcaatatcgtacaccatgaacaggattacatcacctgtgggtaaacacatttttgttgattgtgggtccgcacccaaaaatcagcgccctcaatagtgatcacgatttcaatctgtttctgtactacttatggatataAATATCGAACagtgattaacatgtacaatgccaAATTATTGCCATTGTGTTTGTCTGATCGAAATACTATACTACTAGCACAGTTTTAACATTGTGACAGTGATTCAAAAAcgagctttcgctcaagattcaAGCTTGTCACTTCCTACGGAACATATTGACAACTAATTAACAGataaaatgtctttttaaaaatataaatcaatGCCTAATTTTTcgtcaatatatatattgttatttgatgaaaaaatgtcccaATTGCAGCAAATACAGCTTTCACCTTTTAGTGTGCGACTGGATCTGAAACTTCTGACATTACACTGTTCAAGAAAATTAAAACCATTATCTGTTAATTCACTGTACAGAATTTTGAAAGAGGTCAAATTGgtcctaaaaataaaaatcaactCATTTTAGTATCCAATATTGCCATCTAACTACATCGTACATTCTATATGAGAAAATAACAGTTATCTGTTGATCTCTGTACAAATTCTTGAAAGAGGTcaatatgatattaaaattttGAAAGAGGTCAAATTGATCCTAAACTAAAAATCAATTCATTTTAGTATGCAATGTGGCCACCATGTACCACCGTCAGAATACTGTATATAACTACATGGATATGAGAAAATGAAAGACAGTCGAATACTTTGAAAACATGATGGTGAACCCccaaattaatttcattatcAGAAAAGGGCCAGAAATAACTTGAAGCTTTCAAATGGAAAAGCTTGAACTTCGATTTAGTGGTTGTTTATAGGACAAAGTTACGCCATTGGTCATACATTTCTATGAATATCTCATATACGCGTAGTGTGcggttgtacatgtatttaataaagAATGGGCATATTCAATTTGCGCAGTATTATTGTGTACATATTTAAAGTGATTTTGGGGGATAAAAAAGATAAACAGTATGTTGTTAAGGGTTGTATTTTAGACGTTATGAGTTGATTTTCGGCTCACTCTACACCTGTTTATTCAAAGTGTGAGTCGTATTGGTATTCTCTAGAGAATAgtcaacagaaacagaaacactGCCGTAAAGTGGCTTGATAGATTTACCGCAATTTATAACACGCAAATCATTATTGCGATTTGCTGTAACGGTTTCCGATTGGTCGACAATGttgttgtacacatacatctctctctctgttgACCCGAGGTCAAAATTGAGTAGGTCAAAATCCGATCCATTGTAAATATATGGATGTTCACGTACTACTTCACAGAAACGCCCACATAGAAATAACTCTGTATTTGGGACGCCATATTGTTTCGCTTTGGTGTTTACCTGTTTGAATACGTCATCAAAACAATTGTCAGTAACACATAAAAAGTAGTGGTACACATTTTTAAGAGATATTAATTACAACTtagttttactgtatatttaaAAGTAGAGTAGAAAAGACAACACATTTTTAACTTGTACTTTACTACGATCTGTAAACTCACGttgaccaacaaatatattcttATAGTATAATAGTTTCTCTGTCCAAATTCACAACGCTCTCGATCTTTCACGATCTGTATATCAGTACACCTGCCCTTACGTATCGTATCAGCTATTGCTGAAGTCTTTGTTTATTTTCCGTGGTAATACCGTATTATCAAAACCGTCAAATGTCCTGGGGATAGGTTAATATGTGCGACTAAAGGTCCCGTACTCAACCGCTGTCGGGTACTTTGCCCACATACAAATATCAATGGTACACGGACGTAATACTATGAGTACGCTTTTCAAACACCAGCGCCCGTCTTTAGGTTGATATCATGTTGTTGTCGATGttgttagtatatatatatgacgtgcaaacaaactaacaatagTGGAGTTTGATCTTTGAATAGTTTTTTTGCCATTTCGATAGGATAGCGACACCAGTGAGGCACCGTCTAAATCGATGATTACAGAAAGTGCTACCAATACATCGAATTGTGTCCATATAAGTGATCTTATGTGTTTCTATGGCAACCAGTGCGAGACATTCCGATCGATGTCGGTTCGGCGAAGTCAGGTTGGTATAGTTTGTACCTGAGGTCTAAATGCAATGAACCGAATAACTGGATACATACCAATAAATATGAGCGTGTTTACTATGCAGAGTAACTTGTAGCTTGTTTTGTTAAAGCGTTCCATGATCCACAGCTGGAGTGCTGCAAAATCTTCCCAAAACAGGgttcaacaacaaaatgtgttcGTCGTCGAGATGTCTGGTCTAAAATCGCATGTCAGTATTTGGGAAAACTACCGTGGTACACTGTGGTAAGTCCAATTACGGAAAAGGAGATGAGTGGGCGTACAAGCATTGCGAAATGGCCTAGCAATATTTGATGACGGTCATACTAGTAAAACTACACGTCCATGGGCCTCTAAAGCCAACCTTTTATTTTGATGGTGGTGCcaaacatgtttttttattaGTTGAAACTTTTTTGAGTTGACATCTCACGGTTACAACATTAGATATCAACGTAATAGAGTAcacaatgtggtagattacattACATTAGTGGATGATACCATTCTCAACAAACTGAGAATATCTGTCCTCTTGATTCAGTAAAAATTTAGTATTAATGCCATTATTTCTGAATGAGCGATAAATATTTATAAGTAATGACGTCATGACATCAAGACGATCGAACCAATCAATCAGCTACTCATGAAGAATGGCCATATTGCAATTGTTAATGATCGACAACCAAACTGCATATcaataacaaataaacagaaataaataaatttgatagatGTTAATATGAGTAGAGATGACAGTTGATAGGGGTCAGCCTTTGAACGAATGTTTTTTTGTGGCTGTTCGTTTTAGTATCATGGAGAGTAGTATATTTAAACACAATTACAAACTATGGAGGTAGACAACATAGATCTATGTTAATACATGTTAATATACAGatattttgacaaaacataCTGCAACGTTAACTACAAAAGTTGATAGTGGATGCACGTGCTTTCTcataaattaactttttttgtaTATCTATCTTAGTTAGGTGATggctagtctagctgctagacctcggatgttcttccgataaaatgcgacacacgaccgaacatcgctatcgaggatggaacatccaaggcaagccctcactgcgaacttcgtccgcttatagtatcgaaagaaagtccgaacgtctagcagcaagactaggtgaAGGCCTgctttcatatattttgtatgtacatttcgtatgtttatttcaatagtttgttttctttgtacaaCGTCATTTACATTTACTTACTCTGGCTATTGACTTACCTTATGCACATGCAcaccaaatttgaaaaaaaaataccttgACAACGTGTATTAACGTGGACATAATTGTCAAAGAATACTAGACAGTAAGATATCATTTTTTTATGATACTCTACTGTACGATTTCACTGGTGCAAGGGGCTCAGAATGTTAATTTTCCCTGACGAGATGAAATTATCTTATCTAATCAGCATTTACTAATTGAATACATTTTACGTGTTTTTCCATCACAATAGTTTTTTAGAAATAGTTCAATTAGTATTACATCGTATCTGTCTTCCATTTGACAACTGGAATTCATAAACGTATACTTGTAGCCTTCTcatcatgacaacaaaattggtcctgtgtaccaaattatattgaatttgaagtgtgcattattttttttaataatataattattgagAATTATTAATTGTGTTAAATTTAGTACAAGGTAGAAATTTGGTTAATTGCTTGGGATAGTTTTAGTTAGTAGGGGGCCCTCTAGTGGCCACTTCAGTAGATTCTCCTACTTAGAGGTCAAGACCTCTCCTCCCATGTTCGAACCCGTCTGTTTATGGCGCGATATCTTCATGAACGTTCATAAAGATATCGCGCCATAAACAGACGGGTTCGTGAAACCGCGAAGAAACTGCCAATACTCGCATCCTCGTCCTCTACTATGGGCTCCAAACCTGATGCTACCTCGGACTCTGAAAAAGAAAAGACAATAGCACGAGGTAAACAGTCCTATGccgcattttttttcaaatcggAAGAAAAAACCTCAGTCTGGAGCGGTGCGGAAATCTAGCGAGCGAGTGGATGTGCCATGGCGGAGCACACATGGAGTGACGATTTCTCAAGGGAAACGGCACGCTGTCTACGGAACAAGCGATCGATATCAACCGGCAAGTCGGGCACTAAACCGAGATACTGTGCTGCTTACCAAAGTGAAAAGTGTACATTCAATTGTGATCATAAAAACCAATCGGTGACATAGAGCTTCATCATATGCTGCTTCTGCCTTCGCATCCGTAATATCCACGAGCCACATCCACCTAGCGAGTGCCCCCACCTGTCACCGGCCAAAACAATCGCAAGAagactgactgaaaaaaggttaTAGACAAGAATAACTTCACAGGGAATCACAGCAAGGTAAGCAGTACCTCAGTCATAGACAAATTTGATATGGTTTTACGCACAGATGGTCCATACACGACCAAGAACGCTTCTTCAATGAACGTTATCACGGTCGTCAGCCCGTCCACACTTTAATAGTAGGTGACACCAGTAATTAAGTTGAACAATGTTGTTAAGAAACCTTGCAATACTGCCACAGCTGCAGATTTAATTAACGGCATAGACATGGACATTACAATGAACACGAATGCCACAGATACAAACATCATGCCTCAGTTGTTGATCTCACAATTTGGCCGCAGATGCTAATATGCTGTCAGACAGCTTAATTAACATAACCAGTGCCACAGATGCCTCCAAATCAACGGTTGCTACCCTACAATTACCTCACGGAACAGCCTTCGACACAGTCTATGATGATCCTTACCTTAATACTGCTAGTTATATGTTGTCCAGCTCGG
The sequence above is drawn from the Glandiceps talaboti chromosome 21, keGlaTala1.1, whole genome shotgun sequence genome and encodes:
- the LOC144451595 gene encoding uncharacterized protein LOC144451595, encoding MFNFHIFFKNIAGTDYYENTTYELVQVTTLNGSTYSIPPPTVMIFMVIFIAVVALLFIVTVVACIICGILRMSSRRIKVKTTNQSWIYTTDTAVSYTKVDANDSHRRTNGTRRKQRVSVGKSPKFQTRSQNGKSRNSRINNVKRNKHIKTKTNHVKVNSETYPHESEVLDVEQPPEIPPRNLSDSHRGTNGTRREQRVSVGKSPKFLTRSQNGKSRNSRIDNVKRNKHIKTKTNHVKVNSETYPHEYKVLEVELPPEIPPRDWSESHRGTNGTRRKQRVSDGKSPKFLTRRQNGKSRNSRIDNVKRNKHIKTKTNHVKVNSETYTLEYEVLDAELPPEIPPRNRSDTLFTL
- the LOC144451718 gene encoding uncharacterized protein LOC144451718; amino-acid sequence: MERFNKTSYKLLCIVNTLIFIVVMEAESTDDAVYVQLGNDVNLTCPVTGNSTSVKSIRWRRSVNSQFIARAFYDSKGDLRSSLISEIKYNIKALHILTIKDVDTSDETVYMCTVSLATNTGTSQENHSIQLTICAPFDLQMQVKNITYGHLHYDTNSTDVTIRCQAYLGRPVSNIVWYLNSNLISENKGIDVQTSVSQEGYFYNCTSMLRIRRFTEIHVGNYTCSVNNKCSELPVCKSFTLLLNSQELLSPINQVSSQWTTQGNTITKLKYL